The region ACAACATTGTGCCTAATCTTTGCCCTTCACAGCGCATTACCTATCTCGACAGTACTCGTTGTTGGTTTACTGATCTTTGGGGCGGTCTTTGCAGTAAACTCTGCTGTGCATAGTTATGCCGTTGTCGCTATCGCCAAGGAAGACGGTGTTTCGATGGATGTGGGTTTTTATTATATGGCCAATGCCATGGGGCGATTAATTGGTACCGTATTCTCTGGCGTGGTATATCAGCAATATGGCTTGTTTGCCTGTCTGTTGGCCTCAAGTGTACTGGCAGCGCTGGCTGCTATTTTGGTTGCTAAGGTTAAGGTCACTAACGAAGTGGCATCGGCTCATTAGCTTTTGCCATAGTGTGAAAAAGTGCGGTGAAAAGAAAAACAAAGCCACGATAAACCAAATCACTACAAACTAAATAAAATTTACAATGCTCAGGTAGCTTTCCTATGACTAAAAACCAGAACACACAATTGACGGCAGACAGCGAGCGCAATAACAGTCGCACAATTTGCCATGCCTCCATCGGGACAAATGATTTGGTTAAAGCCAAAGCATTTTATCAACCTGTGCTGGCAACATTAGGCATTGATTTGGTGAGCGAGTACGAACACGCACTTGCATTTGGCAAAGGTTACCCTGAGTTTTGGGTGCAAATCCCGTTTGATAAACAGCCAATGAGTAGCGGCAATGGTGTGCACTTTGGCTTTGTCGCGAAGT is a window of Thalassotalea euphylliae DNA encoding:
- a CDS encoding VOC family protein, coding for MTKNQNTQLTADSERNNSRTICHASIGTNDLVKAKAFYQPVLATLGIDLVSEYEHALAFGKGYPEFWVQIPFDKQPMSSGNGVHFGFVAKSRQQVEQFYQQAIALGAICNGEPGSRPEYGEPYYGCFVIDPEGNKIEASFWDFNYTVTP